In Geobacter anodireducens, a genomic segment contains:
- a CDS encoding glycosyl transferase has protein sequence MPRFSVVIPCFNQGEYVNEAIASVLNQSCDDYEIIVVDDGSTDQATVTVLDRLDHSGVKLVRTSNQGLAAARNNGITAACAEFILPLDADDRIGPAYLERAGAILDSHPEVGFVYCLAELFDGARGKFYLNSASLEDMLWDSRVFCSALFRKSDWVAAGGYNSNMVYGWEDWDFWLSLLELGKTPYMIEEVMFFYRVKHNSMIRSMTLDNKIAMHQQLYNNHRRLYGKIDDIDFEKYHRRRETVRYKLIEHIKKLMFNARYWNK, from the coding sequence TTGCCAAGGTTCAGCGTCGTCATACCCTGTTTCAACCAGGGGGAATACGTAAACGAGGCGATAGCGTCGGTATTGAATCAGTCGTGTGACGACTACGAGATTATCGTGGTGGATGACGGTTCCACCGACCAGGCAACGGTGACGGTGCTGGACAGACTCGATCACTCTGGCGTAAAGTTGGTCCGAACCTCAAATCAAGGTCTTGCTGCGGCGCGGAACAACGGCATAACTGCAGCATGCGCTGAATTTATTCTGCCGCTCGATGCTGATGATCGCATTGGTCCTGCCTACCTCGAAAGAGCAGGAGCGATTCTTGACTCACATCCTGAAGTCGGGTTCGTCTATTGTCTGGCTGAGTTGTTTGACGGTGCGCGCGGAAAATTTTATCTGAACAGCGCTTCCTTGGAGGATATGCTGTGGGACAGTCGAGTGTTCTGCAGTGCACTTTTCAGGAAGTCCGACTGGGTCGCTGCAGGCGGCTACAATAGTAATATGGTATATGGCTGGGAGGATTGGGACTTCTGGTTATCGTTGCTTGAACTGGGTAAGACGCCTTATATGATAGAAGAGGTGATGTTTTTTTATAGGGTAAAGCACAATTCAATGATACGGTCCATGACATTAGATAATAAGATAGCAATGCACCAACAGCTTTATAATAACCACCGTAGACTATACGGCAAAATAGATGATATTGACTTTGAGAAATATCACCGTCGTAGAGAAACTGTCAGGTATAAACTTATTGAGCATATTAAAAAGCTAATGTTTAATGCCAGATATTGGAATAAATAA
- a CDS encoding glycosyl transferase: protein MSHHNPLVSVVIPSKNRPDLVIATLVSVIDQTYDNIEILVVDDGSDMPLAPLLKDRFSDRVLCLRNDQSLGGAVARNRGAQSAHGDYVAFLDDDDLWLPNKLEMQVDAFSKHGVDIGVVYCGFDFLYKEEIVPRQNKYHNNCDLSIAVLSGCPFGSPTPLIRKHYFDMVGGFDRELPSCQDWDLWIRLSKVCGFYPVKESLALYRIHGDQISTNLRKKIDGRKMVLAKHYDEIKNYPRVLSAHYSRIGSLCVLADEHVEARDFFSKALASNMFDGGSFVHLVLQFLCRPLEKWLIERFSVNTIDGIKVIH from the coding sequence ATATCCCACCATAATCCTCTGGTTTCTGTCGTCATTCCGAGCAAGAATAGACCAGATCTCGTTATCGCTACGTTAGTGAGCGTTATTGATCAAACTTACGATAACATAGAAATACTTGTGGTGGACGATGGTTCCGATATGCCATTGGCTCCGCTTCTGAAAGACAGATTTAGCGACAGAGTGCTGTGTCTGAGGAATGACCAATCGCTTGGTGGGGCTGTTGCTCGCAATCGTGGAGCACAAAGTGCCCACGGTGATTATGTCGCGTTCTTGGATGATGACGATCTGTGGTTGCCGAACAAACTTGAGATGCAGGTTGATGCTTTTTCGAAACACGGCGTTGATATTGGAGTAGTTTACTGCGGTTTTGATTTTCTGTACAAGGAAGAGATAGTGCCTCGCCAGAACAAGTATCATAATAATTGTGATCTGAGCATCGCTGTCTTGTCAGGATGCCCCTTCGGGTCGCCGACTCCTCTGATAAGAAAGCATTATTTCGATATGGTCGGAGGGTTCGACAGGGAATTGCCTTCCTGCCAGGATTGGGACCTCTGGATCCGACTGTCTAAGGTGTGTGGGTTCTACCCTGTCAAGGAGTCGTTGGCGCTGTATAGAATACATGGGGATCAAATCTCTACGAACCTCCGGAAAAAGATCGACGGAAGAAAAATGGTTCTAGCCAAGCATTATGATGAGATCAAGAACTATCCTCGTGTGTTATCGGCTCACTATAGCCGGATCGGATCGTTGTGTGTCCTTGCCGATGAACATGTCGAGGCACGAGATTTTTTTTCTAAAGCCCTGGCAAGTAATATGTTCGATGGTGGCAGTTTCGTTCATCTGGTATTGCAGTTTCTGTGCAGACCCTTGGAAAAATGGCTTATTGAACGCTTCAGCGTCAATACTATAGATGGCATCAAGGTGATACACTAG
- a CDS encoding glycosyl transferase: MKCESIMQPKVSVALATYNGEKYIEEQLESIIKQTRAPDELVICDDCSNDETINIITKKIKNTHFDVKLVLNDKNIGYVQNFSKALEMCSGDIVFLCDQDDVWLSDKIEFIINKFNIQPDIQLIIHDVDYCKEDLTPIGQTKLQRMESNFDIESDYVVGMATAVRRSFLVHCLPVPSAPEVTHDKWLHDCARVLGCKGIVREVLALYRRHSLNVTAPSRLNVDFVTTKHYFGNDFLAFLKLFRMETDLGSPDISPLVQWLNSRKKVLLDNGFSSEDRINTFIQYEEKRLRARNSRQSILRLDRWKRLFPIYDLYRSGGYHYYCGWKSALKDLLRTYA, from the coding sequence ATGAAATGTGAGTCTATCATGCAACCTAAAGTATCTGTTGCATTAGCAACATATAATGGTGAAAAGTATATTGAAGAGCAGCTTGAGAGTATTATTAAACAAACTAGGGCGCCTGATGAGTTAGTTATATGTGACGATTGTTCTAATGATGAAACAATAAATATAATAACTAAAAAAATTAAAAATACGCATTTTGATGTTAAACTAGTTTTGAATGATAAAAATATTGGATATGTACAGAATTTTTCAAAAGCTCTTGAGATGTGCTCTGGTGATATCGTTTTCTTGTGCGATCAGGACGACGTATGGCTTAGTGACAAAATAGAATTTATTATAAACAAATTCAACATTCAACCTGATATTCAGTTGATTATCCATGATGTTGATTATTGCAAAGAAGATTTAACACCAATAGGACAAACTAAATTACAAAGGATGGAATCTAACTTTGATATTGAGTCGGATTATGTTGTCGGGATGGCAACAGCAGTACGTAGATCATTTTTAGTACACTGTTTGCCCGTGCCGAGTGCTCCAGAGGTCACCCATGACAAATGGTTGCATGATTGTGCTCGAGTACTGGGTTGCAAGGGCATTGTCAGGGAAGTATTGGCTCTTTATCGACGCCACTCCTTGAACGTGACAGCACCATCTCGTCTCAATGTAGATTTTGTTACTACCAAGCACTATTTCGGTAATGATTTTCTAGCGTTTCTAAAATTGTTTAGAATGGAAACCGATTTGGGAAGTCCTGACATTTCACCTCTCGTTCAATGGCTGAATTCACGAAAAAAGGTTCTGCTGGACAATGGGTTTTCTTCAGAAGATCGAATCAATACGTTTATTCAGTATGAGGAAAAGAGACTTCGTGCTAGGAATTCACGTCAAAGCATATTGAGGCTTGATCGCTGGAAACGGTTATTTCCGATTTATGATTTGTACCGGTCTGGTGGCTATCATTATTACTGTGGTTGGAAAAGTGCATTGAAAGATCTTTTACGTACTTATGCTTAA
- a CDS encoding glycosyl hydrolase translates to MITPDHNIIKPIAIVLPQFHPIRENNLWWGEGFTEWTNVVKGRPRFRGHYQPHLPKDLGYYDLRLPETRKAQAALATKYGIYGFCYYHYWFNGRRILESPVDAMLESVEPDFPFMLCWANENWTRNWDGSCNKVLLEQKYSKEDFVNHARHLIRYFKDDRYIKIDGRPVFAIYKDDIGEDIEKYLDLFRNELLKNSINVFLCRFERNIGTSRDLNRAFQVFDAGIEFQPLARQFSYLMDYNNRLSRRIYKMLKKHFCFCKNIDDVYIYSRLVDNDLKYDFQQGWPIFPGVCPGWDNSARRRDTKAIIFDKSTPEIFKLWVREKIRITDWNLLPERFLFVNAWNEWAEGNHLEPCEKWGTQYLAALLAGINEM, encoded by the coding sequence ATGATTACTCCCGACCACAATATTATCAAACCTATAGCTATCGTTTTACCCCAGTTCCATCCCATTCGAGAAAACAATTTATGGTGGGGCGAAGGTTTCACCGAATGGACTAATGTCGTTAAGGGACGACCGCGTTTCCGGGGACATTACCAGCCTCATTTGCCGAAAGATCTTGGCTACTATGACTTGCGGCTACCTGAAACACGCAAAGCGCAAGCTGCTCTCGCAACAAAATACGGCATCTATGGTTTTTGCTATTATCATTACTGGTTTAATGGTCGCCGTATTCTCGAGAGTCCTGTTGACGCAATGTTGGAATCAGTCGAGCCAGATTTCCCCTTCATGCTTTGCTGGGCAAATGAAAATTGGACGAGAAATTGGGATGGGAGTTGTAATAAAGTTCTATTGGAACAAAAGTATTCTAAGGAAGACTTTGTTAATCATGCACGCCATTTGATAAGATACTTTAAGGATGACCGCTACATAAAAATTGATGGTAGACCTGTTTTTGCAATTTATAAGGATGACATAGGAGAAGATATTGAGAAATATCTAGACTTATTTCGTAATGAATTGCTTAAAAATTCTATCAACGTATTTTTGTGCAGATTCGAAAGAAATATCGGGACAAGTAGGGACTTAAATAGAGCTTTTCAAGTTTTTGATGCAGGTATCGAATTTCAACCTCTTGCTAGGCAATTTTCTTATTTAATGGATTATAATAATAGATTAAGTCGACGCATTTACAAGATGTTAAAAAAGCACTTCTGCTTCTGTAAGAATATTGATGATGTATATATATATTCACGTTTGGTTGATAATGATCTTAAATATGATTTCCAGCAAGGATGGCCAATTTTTCCAGGAGTATGTCCTGGATGGGATAACTCTGCTCGTCGCAGAGATACTAAAGCGATAATATTTGATAAATCAACTCCTGAAATCTTTAAACTATGGGTTCGTGAGAAAATTAGAATAACAGATTGGAATTTGCTTCCAGAAAGATTTCTTTTTGTAAACGCCTGGAATGAGTGGGCTGAGGGTAACCATCTTGAACCTTGCGAAAAGTGGGGTACACAGTATCTGGCTGCTCTTCTGGCGGGCATCAATGAAATGTGA
- a CDS encoding heptosyltransferase — protein MMSHLIHRVTERLEYLFLRIWCLKMLCKMRREGRRVVVITLLEHLGDIVACEPVARYVRSQEPNSFLIWFVSPTYREIVETYASLDRVRTINCITSWSRLRRSVRFDRVVDLHIDGRVCPTCRIPHGNFDGDRSINLSNYFYYGSLLGSFCKAAGLPALDDQPVLHLPKRVKACVASLYLAEQYLVIHCNSNELCKDWSSQKWNKLLDRLALDDIKVIEVGLQSDLGRSQSEHYIDLCGKLSILEMAEVIRGAKLFVGIDSGPAHIANAVGTYGIILLGQYRAFKRYQPYSGAFADGSMASVIYSKSHVRDISVSTVSQEISRVLTLSATLSAVASNNKSRANA, from the coding sequence ATGATGTCACATCTGATTCATAGGGTTACGGAGCGATTGGAATATCTGTTCCTGCGAATCTGGTGTCTGAAGATGCTTTGCAAGATGAGACGAGAAGGAAGAAGGGTGGTCGTCATAACCTTGCTTGAACATCTCGGTGACATCGTGGCGTGCGAACCAGTGGCCAGGTATGTGAGGAGCCAAGAACCTAACTCCTTCCTGATATGGTTTGTATCACCAACCTACCGGGAGATTGTCGAAACCTACGCCTCGTTGGACAGGGTCAGGACGATCAACTGTATTACTTCTTGGTCCAGACTTCGCAGGTCAGTCCGATTCGACCGGGTTGTTGATCTCCATATCGATGGGCGTGTCTGTCCCACCTGCCGGATCCCTCACGGCAATTTTGATGGCGACCGCTCCATTAACCTGAGCAACTACTTTTATTATGGGTCGCTATTAGGTAGCTTTTGCAAAGCTGCCGGCCTTCCGGCGCTGGACGACCAGCCAGTTTTGCACCTTCCAAAGCGAGTCAAGGCCTGTGTCGCTTCTCTGTACCTTGCCGAGCAGTATCTGGTAATCCATTGCAATTCCAATGAACTATGCAAGGACTGGAGCTCACAGAAGTGGAACAAATTATTAGATCGCCTCGCCTTAGACGACATCAAGGTAATTGAGGTAGGCTTACAGTCCGATCTTGGTCGTAGTCAGTCTGAACACTACATTGACCTCTGCGGGAAGCTCTCTATTCTAGAGATGGCAGAGGTGATTCGTGGGGCCAAGCTCTTTGTCGGGATCGACAGTGGCCCAGCGCATATTGCTAATGCCGTTGGGACGTATGGAATAATTCTTCTTGGGCAATATAGGGCCTTCAAACGTTACCAACCCTACAGCGGAGCGTTTGCAGATGGCAGTATGGCCTCTGTGATTTATAGTAAAAGCCACGTTCGGGATATTTCAGTGAGCACAGTATCCCAGGAGATAAGCCGTGTGCTTACTCTCTCTGCCACCTTATCGGCTGTGGCTTCTAACAACAAAAGCAGGGCTAATGCATAG
- a CDS encoding SAM-dependent methyltransferase translates to MTGIVTTNWWTSLIYRVFVRTACLRAGRGLLPNIWEWLWRLSCNIIEGPVDITIHNRPAIVNFGYTYPIYMRCYPELNAPLVELAYQCWRSRGTAICIVDVGAAVGDTMLLLHSNLPEAVGSFVCIEGDQEFYYYLQHNLRHMTEGRLINAVVADQETEVSDLVRIHTGTASAQGERIRGASTLSAVVTEEVDLIKIDVDGFDGRVLLGAEDLLKRSRPLVIFEWHPILCRQTGNNWTDHFDVLARCGYSRCLWFTKFGHFSHFSFSHCREEIDSLAEYCMSDVVKDWHYDVIALHDDSDLSLLLLSQLGFAKARPSRY, encoded by the coding sequence ATGACTGGCATCGTCACTACAAATTGGTGGACCTCACTGATATACCGAGTGTTTGTCCGAACAGCCTGTTTACGTGCAGGGAGAGGATTGCTTCCGAATATTTGGGAGTGGCTGTGGCGCTTGAGTTGCAACATCATTGAAGGGCCAGTTGATATTACCATTCACAACCGCCCCGCCATCGTCAACTTTGGATACACCTATCCAATTTACATGCGCTGCTACCCCGAACTGAACGCTCCGTTGGTGGAGTTGGCCTATCAATGCTGGCGATCACGAGGTACTGCGATTTGCATCGTCGATGTCGGGGCAGCCGTTGGGGACACCATGCTATTGCTACATTCCAACCTCCCCGAAGCTGTCGGTTCTTTCGTATGTATTGAAGGAGACCAGGAATTTTACTATTATCTCCAACACAATCTGAGGCATATGACGGAGGGAAGACTAATTAATGCCGTGGTGGCCGACCAGGAGACTGAGGTCTCGGATCTGGTCAGGATTCATACCGGCACCGCGAGCGCCCAAGGGGAGAGGATCCGTGGCGCAAGTACCCTGTCTGCGGTAGTTACGGAAGAGGTTGACCTGATTAAAATTGATGTCGATGGCTTCGATGGGCGGGTGTTGCTTGGCGCAGAAGACTTACTGAAACGCAGCCGTCCGTTGGTGATTTTTGAGTGGCATCCCATCCTCTGTCGCCAAACTGGGAACAACTGGACCGATCATTTTGATGTCCTCGCGCGTTGTGGCTACTCCCGGTGCCTGTGGTTCACAAAATTTGGTCACTTCAGCCACTTCAGTTTCAGCCACTGCCGCGAGGAGATCGATAGCCTCGCCGAGTACTGTATGAGTGACGTAGTGAAGGACTGGCATTACGACGTGATCGCCTTACACGATGACAGCGATCTTTCTCTGCTGCTGCTTTCGCAACTGGGGTTTGCGAAGGCCAGGCCGTCCAGGTACTGA
- a CDS encoding ABC transporter ATP-binding protein, with amino-acid sequence MSNVISVENIGKKYLISHQGREPYTALRDVLADGARAFYRRLFSPGTSQADAQAEEFWALKDVSFEVKQGDRIGIIGRNGAGKSTLLKILSRITEPTEGRVRIRGRVASLLEVGTGFHPELTGRENIFLNGAILGMHRVEIARKFDEIVAFAEIEKFLDTPVKRYSSGMYVRLAFAVAAHLEPEILIVDEVLAVGDAQFQKKCLGKMEDISAKEGRTVLFVSHNMGAIARLCTGAVLLERGRMRLADFTKPVIQMYLDKAKKTTSTWSRSTSIPVHDEIVFESISIANKDRKIAEVLPSNEPFSITLVVNATASLKGVQIAIRITNEQGIPILTTTNCDQAGKLQEISRGRYRYTVSLPASFLPPGYYTLIVASFVPGEKLFDVVEDKLGFCIDDMGSLATLMKDGRLGVVTPLMPWDEVRL; translated from the coding sequence ATGAGCAACGTCATTTCGGTCGAGAATATCGGTAAAAAATACCTCATCAGCCACCAGGGCAGGGAACCCTACACGGCCCTGCGCGACGTGCTTGCCGATGGGGCGCGTGCGTTCTACCGCCGGTTGTTTTCGCCCGGAACGAGCCAAGCGGACGCACAGGCCGAGGAGTTTTGGGCTTTGAAGGATGTTTCGTTCGAGGTGAAGCAGGGTGATCGAATTGGTATCATCGGCCGCAACGGGGCTGGGAAGTCGACGTTGCTCAAGATACTGAGCCGTATTACCGAGCCGACAGAGGGGCGCGTCAGGATCAGGGGACGGGTAGCGAGTCTTTTGGAAGTGGGGACCGGTTTTCACCCTGAACTGACAGGGCGGGAAAATATCTTTCTGAACGGGGCCATACTGGGTATGCACCGGGTGGAGATTGCCCGCAAGTTTGATGAGATTGTTGCTTTTGCGGAGATTGAGAAGTTCCTCGATACGCCGGTGAAGAGATATTCTTCGGGCATGTATGTACGGTTGGCGTTTGCAGTGGCAGCGCATCTTGAACCGGAAATTTTGATCGTCGACGAAGTGCTGGCGGTGGGGGATGCCCAGTTTCAGAAAAAATGCCTAGGAAAGATGGAGGATATATCGGCAAAAGAAGGTAGGACGGTGTTGTTTGTAAGCCATAATATGGGGGCTATCGCTCGATTGTGTACGGGGGCTGTTCTGCTCGAAAGGGGGCGGATGCGTCTCGCCGACTTCACAAAGCCTGTCATTCAGATGTACCTGGACAAGGCGAAGAAGACGACGTCTACCTGGAGCCGTTCAACATCAATTCCTGTGCATGATGAGATCGTTTTCGAATCAATTAGTATCGCCAACAAAGACAGAAAGATAGCGGAGGTTTTGCCCTCTAATGAACCATTCTCGATTACCCTTGTGGTCAATGCCACCGCTTCGCTAAAGGGAGTGCAGATCGCCATCAGAATAACCAACGAGCAAGGGATTCCAATTCTCACCACAACCAACTGTGATCAGGCAGGAAAGCTGCAGGAGATCAGCAGGGGGAGGTACCGGTACACAGTTTCTCTTCCGGCAAGTTTTCTGCCACCTGGGTATTACACGCTGATTGTTGCCTCCTTTGTTCCCGGTGAAAAGCTGTTCGACGTCGTTGAAGACAAGCTTGGGTTTTGCATCGATGATATGGGCTCGCTTGCGACTCTGATGAAGGATGGTCGGCTAGGAGTTGTGACCCCCCTGATGCCTTGGGACGAGGTTCGTTTATGA
- a CDS encoding phosphate ABC transporter permease, whose protein sequence is MQMNPGTGSQAQEEIIIEAGRTEVRYWNDVWRYRELFYFLAWRDILVRYKQTAIGIAWSVLRPLATMVVFTLVFGTFAGLPSQGAPYPVMVFAAMLPWQFFATALAECSNSLVVNSNLLSKVYFPRLIVPSSAIIVCVVDFIISLVLLFLLMSWYGVWPDWRMLTLPLFFLLALLCALGSGLWLAALNVKYRDFRYVVPFIVQFGLYISPVGFSSSVVPERWRLIYSLNPMVGVIDGFRWAILGEGQKLSWDGLALAVAGTAVLLVLGIRYFRQTERAFADII, encoded by the coding sequence ATGCAGATGAACCCAGGGACAGGGAGTCAGGCACAAGAAGAAATCATTATCGAGGCGGGGCGAACCGAAGTCCGCTACTGGAACGATGTCTGGCGCTATCGTGAGCTGTTTTATTTCCTGGCGTGGCGCGACATTCTCGTCCGGTACAAGCAGACAGCCATCGGCATTGCATGGAGCGTACTGCGTCCTCTGGCAACCATGGTTGTCTTTACACTTGTCTTTGGGACATTTGCCGGTCTTCCCTCTCAGGGTGCACCCTACCCGGTCATGGTTTTCGCCGCCATGCTCCCCTGGCAATTCTTTGCCACAGCCCTCGCCGAATGCAGCAATTCGCTGGTAGTCAACAGTAACCTCCTTTCAAAGGTCTACTTCCCCCGACTGATTGTTCCCTCAAGCGCAATCATTGTCTGCGTCGTGGATTTCATCATCTCGCTTGTCCTGCTTTTCCTGCTCATGAGTTGGTATGGCGTGTGGCCTGACTGGCGCATGCTGACGCTGCCGCTGTTCTTCCTGCTGGCACTGCTCTGTGCTCTGGGGAGCGGCTTGTGGCTAGCTGCCCTCAATGTCAAATACCGCGATTTCCGTTATGTGGTCCCCTTTATCGTGCAGTTCGGCCTTTATATCTCGCCGGTGGGGTTCAGCAGTTCAGTGGTGCCGGAGCGGTGGCGACTGATCTATTCTCTGAATCCCATGGTGGGCGTGATCGACGGGTTTCGCTGGGCGATTCTTGGTGAAGGGCAGAAACTGAGCTGGGACGGGCTTGCATTGGCGGTCGCCGGCACTGCTGTGCTTCTCGTGCTTGGCATTCGATACTTCAGACAAACCGAACGTGCCTTCGCCGATATTATCTGA
- a CDS encoding glycosyl transferase, whose translation MRTALLQNLFSLFPFDLHGDCDVPPARDGIRVSCIINFYGRLNVLAGILWSLAQQDFPRSAFEVILVEDRGGSDEGRALAEEFSSCLPIAYAPLDKQYGLMGYSRNFGLERSRGEFILFLDDDTIILQDDFLKTMVAYFDAQPGVSAIMPHGEASFAFVDDRYDFHDPFFMTSRCTAYRRTVLASLGGFMSSFIGQEDVEFVIRFHAAGNRCAAVPQLAYRHPPLYVTNLGKPMAVGSSFYGIRKRYPLVTWLLAVVNCSRHLPLVLAPSRKYREMGRFGLGFLWGVLTAPFRSGSLTYR comes from the coding sequence ATGCGGACTGCGTTGCTACAAAACCTTTTCAGCCTTTTCCCCTTTGACCTGCACGGGGACTGCGATGTGCCGCCGGCGCGGGACGGTATCAGGGTGTCCTGCATCATCAATTTCTACGGGCGCCTGAACGTTCTTGCCGGTATTCTCTGGTCCCTTGCCCAGCAGGATTTCCCTCGGTCGGCCTTTGAGGTGATTCTGGTCGAAGATCGCGGCGGCAGCGATGAGGGGAGGGCGCTGGCCGAGGAATTTTCCTCATGCTTGCCCATTGCCTATGCTCCCCTCGACAAACAGTATGGCCTCATGGGGTACTCAAGAAACTTCGGGCTTGAGCGATCGCGGGGAGAATTCATTCTTTTTCTCGACGATGACACCATAATTCTGCAGGACGATTTTCTGAAAACAATGGTGGCCTATTTTGACGCGCAGCCCGGCGTTTCGGCCATAATGCCCCACGGTGAGGCCAGTTTCGCCTTTGTGGACGACCGCTATGATTTTCACGACCCGTTTTTCATGACGAGCCGTTGCACGGCCTATCGCCGCACAGTGCTTGCCTCTCTGGGCGGGTTCATGTCGTCATTCATCGGCCAGGAGGATGTTGAGTTCGTCATCCGTTTCCATGCGGCCGGCAATCGTTGCGCTGCCGTACCGCAACTGGCCTACCGGCATCCGCCGCTCTATGTCACGAACCTCGGCAAACCAATGGCGGTGGGGTCTTCTTTTTATGGGATCAGAAAACGCTATCCGCTGGTTACATGGTTATTGGCGGTGGTCAACTGTTCACGCCATCTGCCGCTGGTGCTGGCGCCATCCCGCAAGTACCGCGAAATGGGTCGCTTCGGGCTCGGATTTCTGTGGGGTGTGCTGACGGCCCCCTTTCGCAGCGGCAGCCTTACCTATCGATAG
- a CDS encoding phosphoribose diphosphate--decaprenyl-phosphate phosphoribosyltransferase, protein MKNYPRILRPTQWLKNLMLFFPPFLSGAILAPEVAVKGIPAFSAFCLASSAGYILNDIMDSEQDRLHPTKRFRPLPSGVVSPAVATALAGFLVLAGIGVAAITQSPRFLLFLLLYLLVTAIYSLKVKDIPLLDVFCVATGFIIRLEAGGEAFAVPISSWLFLSVFLLALFLSIGKRLTEKHNLGDGAGLHRKSLAGYPDGFLEGAMYLTGGAVLVTYSMYTLSRSHLFYTVPLCCFGLLRYILRVKSGQSGDPTESLLKDIPLLLVSLAWAVIIGWRLYF, encoded by the coding sequence ATGAAAAATTACCCGAGGATTTTAAGGCCTACCCAATGGCTCAAGAACCTGATGCTTTTTTTCCCTCCCTTCCTTTCCGGGGCAATTCTTGCCCCGGAAGTCGCAGTCAAGGGAATACCTGCTTTCAGTGCCTTTTGTCTCGCCTCCAGCGCCGGCTACATACTCAATGACATTATGGATAGTGAGCAGGACCGGCTCCATCCGACGAAGCGGTTCCGTCCCCTGCCTTCCGGTGTAGTGAGTCCTGCCGTGGCAACTGCCCTTGCCGGTTTTCTGGTTTTAGCAGGAATCGGGGTTGCGGCAATAACCCAGTCCCCGCGCTTTTTGTTGTTCCTGCTGCTCTATCTCCTGGTCACGGCAATTTATTCCCTTAAGGTCAAAGATATACCCCTGCTTGACGTGTTTTGTGTGGCAACAGGCTTCATCATCCGCCTTGAGGCCGGTGGCGAGGCTTTTGCAGTACCGATATCGAGTTGGCTCTTCCTCAGTGTGTTTCTCCTGGCGCTCTTCCTGAGCATCGGCAAACGCCTTACCGAGAAGCACAATCTGGGAGACGGGGCAGGACTCCATCGCAAGAGCCTGGCCGGCTACCCCGACGGTTTTTTGGAGGGAGCCATGTATTTGACGGGAGGGGCGGTACTTGTCACGTACAGCATGTACACCCTTTCCCGGAGTCATTTGTTTTACACCGTTCCGCTCTGCTGTTTCGGGCTCTTACGGTATATTTTGAGGGTGAAATCAGGTCAGAGCGGGGATCCGACCGAATCGCTCTTGAAAGACATCCCGCTACTGCTGGTAAGCTTGGCCTGGGCTGTCATCATCGGCTGGCGCCTCTATTTCTAG
- a CDS encoding ABC transporter ATP-binding protein has protein sequence MQAVEISNLSKIYRGKRGVCVEALRDLSLSIDQGEVFGFLGPNGAGKSTTIKIIMGLVKATHGSTSIMGKDSTVGVAREAVGYLPENPAFYDYLNALEYLRFVGGMFKMPSEPLEPRIEQTLKLLELWDARKRPMRSYSKGMVQRVGLAQVLVHDPDVYILDEPMSGLDPVGRALVKDIILDLRRRGKTVFFSSHIVNDVEKICDRVAIILNGELQCVVRVDQIMSEGVIGYQVRSRRSGRGDSSDYDVSKEELTGLLDRLRIEGEEILLVEPRRRHLEDFFLSIVEGKSKI, from the coding sequence ATGCAGGCCGTCGAAATATCTAATTTGAGCAAGATCTATCGGGGAAAGCGTGGCGTTTGTGTTGAGGCGCTCCGGGACCTTTCACTCTCAATTGATCAAGGCGAAGTGTTCGGCTTTCTCGGCCCGAACGGGGCAGGGAAAAGCACAACTATTAAAATCATTATGGGATTAGTCAAGGCGACTCATGGCAGTACCAGCATTATGGGAAAAGACAGTACAGTTGGTGTGGCCCGTGAGGCGGTTGGTTATCTTCCTGAGAATCCCGCATTCTACGATTATTTGAATGCACTTGAATACCTACGATTTGTCGGGGGAATGTTCAAAATGCCGTCTGAACCCTTAGAACCACGGATTGAACAAACTCTCAAGTTGTTGGAGTTATGGGACGCCCGAAAGCGACCCATGCGCAGCTACAGCAAGGGGATGGTTCAACGGGTTGGGCTTGCACAGGTGCTGGTGCATGATCCAGATGTATATATTCTTGATGAGCCCATGAGCGGCCTTGACCCAGTTGGTAGGGCGTTGGTGAAAGATATAATTCTCGATTTGCGACGTCGAGGAAAGACAGTTTTCTTCAGTTCTCACATTGTTAACGATGTTGAAAAAATTTGTGATCGGGTAGCGATTATCTTGAATGGTGAATTGCAATGTGTCGTCCGCGTAGATCAGATTATGAGTGAAGGAGTTATTGGCTACCAAGTGCGATCTCGCCGCTCAGGAAGAGGTGATTCCTCTGACTACGATGTCTCAAAGGAAGAGTTAACAGGACTTCTCGACCGACTCAGGATTGAGGGAGAAGAGATTTTGTTGGTTGAGCCTCGCAGGCGACACCTTGAGGATTTTTTTCTTTCAATTGTGGAGGGAAAATCCAAGATTTGA